CCTGCATGAACCTAACTTATTTGGAATTGCAATATAGCAGACTCCATCAGTTATTCCTAGAGGAACGAGTGCAGACTGGTCCAACCGTACCTGCACGTCGTGTAAAACTGAAGAGAAGGACGCACAAATCTCCATTGGAATCTGAGTGTGGAGAAAGTTATGTGAACAAGTTACAAAGTTCTCCATTAGACTCTGAAAATGGAGAAAGTTGCATAAAAAAGTTATTCAACTCTCCATTAGACTCGGGAAGTGGAGAAAGTAGAATAAACATGCAATCAAAATATCCGTTGGACGATAAACATGTCCATGCTGTTCCTTTTGGTGAATCATCTTTGACGTTAGCTTCTGATGCTATTAATGAATCAAGGCCTGGAGTACTTGATAATATGATGAGTGCAGCTTTGGGTTCACCAATGCAAAGTAGAAGTCCATGTGTGTTCTCAAATCTGCAGAAAGCTGCATGTGAGGGTTCTACTAAAAATCATCAGAACATTAAAATTCAGGAAGAGGTAGATGAGAAGCAAATAGTAGTTGAAGAGGAAATTAAAGCAGATGCTCTTCAAAATGGTTTCTCATCTGATGATGTAGCAAGTGAGACGGATAATTACATGGATGCACTAGCTACAATGGATTCAGATACTGAAACGAGCATGAATCAGGGAACATGTTCTGATGCATACAAAGATCAACTTCAGTCTCAGTTATCAGATTCTAAATTTACAGAAGACTTGACTGCATCTGAGGTCGGGAATAACTCAATCAAGCAGAGAATAACTCTGTCTGTGGATTCTGATACAACAAGCACTTCAACTGATATTGCATCCCCAGTTGGTACTGAATCTCCTCCACGACCCTTTGCATGTTCCGAAATTCCTTTCCATCCACGAGTTCCTCCACTTTCTGAAAATACTCCAAAAACCAAACTTTCAGAGGGTGATGTCATGTTAGATACATGTAATGATGCAAGAAAGGAGCCAAATGTTAGCTCGGATATTGGTTCAGCTCCTGAAATTGATCAACTAGCTATTTTGGAAGAAGTTACATCAAATGAAAGAGATTCAAATCCAGTGTCCTTAAACCATAATGAAACTATTTTCAGTCCTAGAAGAAGTGAAGGTCATCAAGCAGATCATAAAGGAACTTCCGATTGTACATCTGAACAGTCAGAATGTCTTCCAACAGCTGTTCATGGTCTATCTTCATTCTCATTTGTTAGAAATCTCAAAGGCGATGTAGACAACAAGCTTCTTAAGGACACCTCTATCCCTATGATTCCTATTCCCCACATTTTGGACCCAGATAAAGTTGATTATGCAGAGAAGAATCATAGTACTGGTTCCGTTGTCAGTAAATGTAGTCCACCGCATGCAATTATTTCACATGAGCATCCTAGAGACGTTCATGATGCAGATGTAGAACCTAATGGAACTTCATTTACTGATGATGTTCCTGTAGCTGAAGAGAATGCAAAAAATTCTGACATGTATCCTCTACCTGAGTTGCAGATAAGAGAAACGGGTGATGGGGTCTTGTGTGAATCTGACTCGGTGGAAGAAACAAAGTCAAATAACTCAGAAATTGAAGTTGTCACTCGTGCTGTTTCTGGTCTTGCTGTCGAAGTGGAAACAGAATTAGATTTGAATGAAACAGAATCAGTCAACATTGTGTCTGTCCCTAATAATGTTGATAAAAATGATGGTAAAGATCTTGAAGAAGATGCAGAATTGAAGAGGGTAGATGAAGACTCAATTAACTCGGAAATGGAAGCTGTTGTTCTTCTCTCTAGTGATTTTGATAAGGATGAGGATAATGGTCATTCTACTTTTGAGGATCACTCAGTTATTAACCAGTTATGTATCATTCAAGAATCCATTGAATCCGGTGAACAAGTCAAAGGCAACAAGCTTTTGGTTCCTTCTGAGACTTGTGATGATCTGAATAATGTTGTGCATGTTCCTGATAATGTCGGTAAATATGATGGTGAGGATCTTGAAGACGACACGGAATTGAAGAGGAGAGAAGAAGACTCTGTTAAGTCGGAAATGGAAACGAGTGTTATGGTTCTTCTACCGGTTGATATTGATAAGAATAAGGGTAATGATCATTCTACTTTTGAGAATCACTCAGTTATCAATCAGTTATGTATTCATGAATCCATTGAATCTGGTGAACATGTCGAAGGCAACAAGCTTTTGGTTCCTTCTGATACTTGTGATGATGATTATGTCCTTAGTAatgttgataaaattgataataaggATCTTGAAGACGGTACACATTTGAAGGGTGGTGTAGATGAAGACCCTCTTAAATCGGAAATGGATACGAGTGTTGTAGTTCTTCTACCAGTTGATATCCCTAAGGAGGATGATGGTCTTTCTACTTTTGAGAGTCACTCAGATATCAATCAGTTCTGTACTTTTCAAGAATCCACAGAATCTGGTGAACATGTTGAAGGCAACAAGCTTTTGGTCCCCTCTGATGTTTGTGATAATCTGAATAATGATGTTAGTAGCCCATCTTCAAATCAAAAAATCCTGTTGGGAGATGGTCGCTCCTTTTTTGCTGATACAGAACAGGTTGTTATAAATGATTTGGGCTCTCAACCTGTTGACATTACACCTTGTGATGTTTCAAATGTCAAATTGATTGATAGTACTTCTGAATCAACTTTGTTCAATGAAGCCGATCATAACGTAGAATCTAAGTATCTGGAAGATAAGATTGACCAACCAAATGATCAGATTGATAATATTGAGGCTCTAGAGTCATCCCCTCTAGAAGGTATAGTTGACCAACCCAATGGTCAACTTTGTGCTGGGGGCTCTCAGCTATCCCAGTTGGATTCTCCGGACCATTTTGTTTCTCATATGAAGGGTATAGAAGAAGTCACTCTTAAATCGGAAAAGGAAGCGAGTGTCGTGGTTCTTCTACCAGTTGATATCTGTAAGGAGGAGGATAATGGTCTTTCTACTTTTGCGTCTCACTCAGATATCAGCCAGTTCCGTACTGTTCACGAATCCGATGAATCTGGTGAACATGTTGAAGGTGACAAGGTTTTGTTTCCCTCCGATGTTTGTGATAATCTGAGTAATGATGTTGATAGCCCATCTTCAAATCCAAGAATCCTGCAGGGAGATAGTCATTCCTCTCTTGCCGAAACAGAACGCGTTGTTTCACATGATTTGTGCTCTCAACCTGTCGACATTACACTATGTGATTCTTCAAGTGTAAAATTGATTGATAGTACCTCTGAATCAACTATCTTCACCGCTGCCGATCATAACTTAGAA
The window above is part of the Rutidosis leptorrhynchoides isolate AG116_Rl617_1_P2 chromosome 1, CSIRO_AGI_Rlap_v1, whole genome shotgun sequence genome. Proteins encoded here:
- the LOC139845047 gene encoding uncharacterized protein, which produces MPMTRYEIRNVYSLADPELVKAADKDDPEALLEGVAMAGLVGVLRQLGDLAEFAAEIFHGLHEEVMATAIRGHGLLARVQKLESDIPSIEREFLSQAPHSDFFLNSGIDWHPNQQSQQNLITKGDVPRFILDSYEECRGPPRLFLLDKFDVGGDGACLKRYTNPSVYKVDPSYENETAAYQSDKRIRKTEKKGSRWIGGETSDASHAKLHQLFLEERVQTGPTVPARRVKLKRRTHKSPLESECGESYVNKLQSSPLDSENGESCIKKLFNSPLDSGSGESRINMQSKYPLDDKHVHAVPFGESSLTLASDAINESRPGVLDNMMSAALGSPMQSRSPCVFSNLQKAACEGSTKNHQNIKIQEEVDEKQIVVEEEIKADALQNGFSSDDVASETDNYMDALATMDSDTETSMNQGTCSDAYKDQLQSQLSDSKFTEDLTASEVGNNSIKQRITLSVDSDTTSTSTDIASPVGTESPPRPFACSEIPFHPRVPPLSENTPKTKLSEGDVMLDTCNDARKEPNVSSDIGSAPEIDQLAILEEVTSNERDSNPVSLNHNETIFSPRRSEGHQADHKGTSDCTSEQSECLPTAVHGLSSFSFVRNLKGDVDNKLLKDTSIPMIPIPHILDPDKVDYAEKNHSTGSVVSKCSPPHAIISHEHPRDVHDADVEPNGTSFTDDVPVAEENAKNSDMYPLPELQIRETGDGVLCESDSVEETKSNNSEIEVVTRAVSGLAVEVETELDLNETESVNIVSVPNNVDKNDGKDLEEDAELKRVDEDSINSEMEAVVLLSSDFDKDEDNGHSTFEDHSVINQLCIIQESIESGEQVKGNKLLVPSETCDDLNNVVHVPDNVGKYDGEDLEDDTELKRREEDSVKSEMETSVMVLLPVDIDKNKGNDHSTFENHSVINQLCIHESIESGEHVEGNKLLVPSDTCDDDYVLSNVDKIDNKDLEDGTHLKGGVDEDPLKSEMDTSVVVLLPVDIPKEDDGLSTFESHSDINQFCTFQESTESGEHVEGNKLLVPSDVCDNLNNDVSSPSSNQKILLGDGRSFFADTEQVVINDLGSQPVDITPCDVSNVKLIDSTSESTLFNEADHNVESKYLEDKIDQPNDQIDNIEALESSPLEGIVDQPNGQLCAGGSQLSQLDSPDHFVSHMKGIEEVTLKSEKEASVVVLLPVDICKEEDNGLSTFASHSDISQFRTVHESDESGEHVEGDKVLFPSDVCDNLSNDVDSPSSNPRILQGDSHSSLAETERVVSHDLCSQPVDITLCDSSSVKLIDSTSESTIFTAADHNLESKSLEVKIDQPTYQFNIIEAAESSDKPNDQPYAGSSQLSHLDSLNHFDSHTDLELTSQHLVQNDNQVIPIHEEDLQSTPESYSVPVSEMPPTMELCQPGSHDINLSDQAKRQSTPPFLGFGILPQIAPVKRVNMPPSPPLPPVQWRMRTHPTDGDQHCDDPFASTNVEPQEVGHSKVDEIGSLYGDSQKSQHDVVISSQMSSPVSCLHTEDHDNSSVSSEAMAPQTDSCSIPTTCEGKVFSPSANTYSPPVADKKPDNIPPIYPSTPNEHPEVVDHSTENQTFEHGEGSSSKMSVPNSSLLTGDHGNSSVSSEAKVIQAAVKIEHSSIITTSDQEVFSPSSNPSSLLPVVNKMHHNLSPVFSFPPAEDPQVIARATVNQISNLDTKNQKSTSLMSLPKPRVHTEVHDRPSASSKAKFAENSVLQAAVSTTWGQENISPSSNPYSSHPVIDEMPNNIRLMKIQQPRSPLIVDKNQLKKVTDGAMTLTPPKVEEHDSILDQIRAKSFKLKPAVQTRPTNIQSPRTNLRVAAILEKANAIRKAFAGSDDDDSDDWSD